One window from the genome of Lentimicrobiaceae bacterium encodes:
- a CDS encoding ABC transporter permease, with protein MKKLLNIIVREGKQFISNKPLMLIIFGGSLFFPVIIGLVYINAKPAKLPITILDYDNTQLSQNIAEAFDDNQFLKVYRITADQQQAVRDFQKVKVEAVVTIPESFEADVQMKHHPEIQLDLNSSNILTSNYINTGVNKTLAIINAGIQAATLQKGGMPESSAMQQFESFRVNYNRFYNRETNYLKFLWPGVVGTVLQQIFLMAIALMFAYEFEKNTFPDLLTRTHSASFMIFAKSLPYFVLMMIIWMAILVFLFPVFKVEIVGSVWGIGVFSALFLLSILALGVMVSVFTRTMIMATDVLMIIATPSFIVSGFTWPVSAMPSYMQFLANLIPITPFLEGYRKMLLMGNSLADLMPEIRSLTIMTLVFGVIGWLSLKIRIKQYLKKRVVQQ; from the coding sequence ATGAAAAAACTCCTGAACATCATTGTAAGAGAGGGCAAACAGTTTATCAGCAACAAACCTTTGATGTTGATTATATTCGGAGGGTCGCTCTTTTTCCCTGTTATTATCGGGTTAGTGTATATCAATGCGAAGCCTGCAAAATTGCCAATTACCATTCTCGATTATGATAATACGCAATTGAGCCAGAACATTGCGGAAGCCTTTGATGATAATCAATTCCTGAAAGTATACCGGATTACTGCCGACCAGCAACAGGCAGTCCGGGATTTTCAAAAGGTAAAAGTAGAGGCGGTGGTTACTATTCCCGAAAGTTTTGAAGCTGACGTGCAAATGAAACATCATCCCGAAATCCAACTTGATCTGAATTCATCTAATATTCTCACTTCAAATTATATAAACACCGGTGTAAACAAAACTCTTGCCATAATCAATGCCGGGATACAGGCTGCCACACTTCAGAAAGGAGGTATGCCTGAAAGTTCGGCTATGCAGCAGTTTGAGTCGTTCAGGGTAAATTACAACCGCTTTTACAACCGCGAAACCAACTACCTAAAATTTCTCTGGCCTGGTGTAGTCGGAACCGTTCTCCAGCAGATTTTCCTGATGGCAATCGCACTGATGTTTGCTTATGAATTTGAAAAAAATACTTTCCCCGATTTGCTTACCCGTACGCATTCGGCTTCTTTCATGATTTTTGCCAAATCGCTGCCTTATTTTGTGCTGATGATGATTATCTGGATGGCAATCCTGGTATTTCTTTTCCCCGTTTTCAAGGTCGAAATTGTCGGTTCGGTATGGGGTATCGGCGTTTTTTCTGCTCTTTTTCTGTTGTCTATCCTTGCCTTAGGGGTTATGGTAAGTGTATTTACCCGCACCATGATTATGGCTACCGACGTTTTAATGATAATTGCCACCCCCAGTTTTATCGTAAGCGGATTCACCTGGCCTGTATCGGCTATGCCTTCTTATATGCAATTTTTAGCTAATCTCATTCCCATCACTCCTTTTCTCGAAGGATACCGTAAAATGTTACTGATGGGTAACAGCCTTGCTGATCTTATGCCCGAGATACGTTCTCTTAC
- a CDS encoding biotin/lipoyl-binding protein encodes MKKFVLIPLIVLLVLTQACNTQKDKFKGKMEGKVKRETQYIAPKVAGRVIKIIVTEADVVKAHDTLAIIDIPEVEAKCIQAQGAYFAAKAQYEMAVHGATSFEREQINAKLNAAREQFAFAEKSFRRIENMMKDSLIAMQKYDEVFEKYQSAKAQLDAVKAQKDDIDHGVRKEKTDMAFGDMKRAEGVLKEVQTAYNERFICAPKNMTIETIAVKQGELALPGYNMFVGYETEGTYFRFTVNEDRVANFEKGKTYQVEVPALKKTIPAKLTGIKQLASYADKTSSYADYELGETVYELKLIPVNPEETAQLYSNMTVLMNK; translated from the coding sequence ATGAAAAAGTTTGTATTGATTCCCCTAATCGTTCTGCTTGTGCTAACTCAGGCATGCAATACACAAAAAGATAAGTTTAAAGGAAAAATGGAAGGAAAAGTAAAAAGGGAAACCCAGTATATTGCTCCTAAAGTTGCCGGCAGGGTAATTAAAATTATTGTAACCGAAGCTGATGTGGTAAAAGCCCACGATACACTGGCTATCATTGATATTCCCGAAGTGGAAGCAAAATGCATACAGGCACAGGGAGCCTATTTTGCTGCAAAAGCACAATATGAAATGGCAGTACATGGCGCCACATCCTTTGAGAGGGAACAAATTAACGCCAAACTCAACGCTGCCCGCGAACAGTTTGCCTTTGCCGAAAAAAGTTTTCGCAGAATTGAAAATATGATGAAAGACTCGCTGATTGCCATGCAAAAATACGATGAGGTGTTCGAAAAATACCAATCGGCAAAAGCACAGCTTGATGCAGTAAAAGCCCAGAAGGATGATATTGACCATGGCGTGCGCAAGGAAAAAACCGATATGGCATTCGGGGATATGAAAAGAGCCGAAGGAGTATTGAAAGAAGTACAAACAGCGTATAACGAACGCTTTATTTGTGCACCAAAAAACATGACCATAGAAACTATAGCCGTAAAACAGGGCGAACTGGCTTTACCCGGTTACAATATGTTTGTAGGATACGAAACCGAAGGAACCTACTTCCGCTTTACTGTGAATGAAGACAGAGTTGCTAATTTTGAAAAAGGAAAAACTTACCAGGTGGAAGTTCCCGCATTGAAAAAAACTATCCCTGCAAAACTCACAGGCATAAAGCAATTAGCAAGCTACGCCGATAAAACCTCAAGCTATGCCGATTATGAACTTGGCGAAACTGTATATGAGTTAAAACTGATTCCTGTAAACCCGGAGGAAACCGCCCAATTATATTCCAACATGACTGTTTTGATGAATAAGTAA
- a CDS encoding TetR/AcrR family transcriptional regulator, with product MKTTLTKQRIFATTKELFFTYGYSKVTMDEITHKLGISKKTIYQYYTSKRVILSDIVKNMQTKMSEDIENLLQNPQIDFKEKLRQYLSIITFHISSISARFASDLQLHAPDIWREWQNHKTQAAKVHFVQLLREGTESGYVKKDINIYVTVITFLAAIDQLFDLEYQKSHPDDFIQNLPRLPLDKFNSVIKIIYEGILADETKPEFIQ from the coding sequence ATGAAAACAACGCTGACGAAACAACGAATTTTTGCGACAACAAAAGAACTTTTCTTTACTTACGGATACAGCAAGGTAACTATGGATGAGATCACGCATAAACTGGGAATTTCAAAAAAAACAATTTATCAGTACTATACCAGTAAGCGGGTGATTCTTTCTGATATAGTGAAAAATATGCAGACCAAAATGTCGGAAGATATTGAGAATTTGTTGCAAAATCCCCAAATTGACTTTAAGGAAAAACTCCGGCAGTACCTTTCGATAATCACGTTTCATATTTCGAGTATTTCGGCACGTTTTGCCTCCGATCTGCAACTTCATGCCCCCGACATCTGGCGTGAATGGCAAAATCATAAAACCCAGGCTGCCAAGGTACACTTTGTACAATTGCTTCGCGAGGGCACCGAAAGCGGTTATGTAAAAAAAGATATCAATATCTATGTTACAGTGATAACCTTTTTAGCCGCTATTGACCAACTTTTCGATTTGGAATACCAGAAATCGCACCCCGATGATTTTATTCAAAACCTGCCACGGTTACCCCTCGATAAATTTAATTCGGTAATCAAAATTATTTATGAAGGCATACTTGCCGATGAAACAAAACCTGAATTTATTCAATAG
- a CDS encoding TolC family protein has translation MKAYLPMKQNLNLFNSLNYLLDMHWKYFIPGICLISFSVGLYGQNGNEELSRKILVKNAVDNSYTLKNRKAELEKDRLDKKKLYQTYLPNVSLNSTYMQLDDDIQFGVPPITLELAPGVSKTIVIPPMILQESEIWKADISASMVLFSGLKVPLTLKALKHRENANRELIRIDEALVIKETVDYYDRLALIDQSLKVLDDSKARLDEENAFANKAFKQGLISAYDLSKIDIAIQELEAKRIDLAAKRSLTLSKLRQLTGYDISPESLHPVLSIWKLQSGETEMSQVPEAKALAEVVAVRSVSQDLALTSYMPGIYAFSKKELRTEDLSALDPQGYIGIGLKWSLFDGMQGARDYQKACIERQIAENNYNDAISLLNLQVEKCKSELDVAYQLISVAEKKKITAAKGLQIATRQYELGLGSITERLIAETDLQTAQLEYLQAVYNQRMAVLALLRVQGKLTPDVINE, from the coding sequence ATGAAGGCATACTTGCCGATGAAACAAAACCTGAATTTATTCAATAGCCTAAATTATCTTCTCGATATGCACTGGAAATATTTTATCCCCGGAATTTGCCTGATAAGTTTCTCCGTTGGCTTATATGGACAAAACGGAAACGAAGAACTTAGCCGGAAAATATTAGTTAAGAACGCTGTAGATAACAGTTATACTTTAAAAAACCGGAAAGCCGAACTTGAAAAAGACCGGTTAGACAAAAAAAAGTTGTACCAGACTTACTTACCCAACGTAAGCCTGAACAGTACATATATGCAGTTGGATGATGATATTCAGTTTGGTGTGCCTCCTATCACCCTCGAACTGGCGCCCGGAGTATCCAAAACCATCGTGATTCCTCCCATGATCCTTCAGGAAAGTGAGATATGGAAAGCCGATATTAGTGCATCTATGGTATTGTTCTCGGGTTTAAAAGTCCCTCTTACATTGAAAGCCTTAAAACACCGCGAAAATGCTAACCGTGAACTCATCCGGATTGACGAAGCGCTCGTAATAAAAGAAACTGTTGATTATTACGACCGTTTGGCACTTATTGACCAATCACTAAAAGTACTCGACGACAGTAAAGCCCGTTTGGATGAAGAAAATGCTTTTGCCAACAAAGCCTTCAAACAGGGATTAATCAGTGCCTACGACCTGAGTAAAATTGATATTGCTATACAGGAACTGGAAGCAAAACGTATTGACCTTGCCGCCAAAAGAAGTCTGACTTTGAGCAAACTCAGGCAACTTACCGGTTATGACATCTCCCCTGAGAGTCTGCATCCTGTTCTTTCCATCTGGAAACTGCAATCAGGGGAAACTGAAATGAGCCAGGTACCCGAAGCAAAAGCCCTTGCCGAAGTGGTTGCTGTTCGTTCGGTTTCACAAGATCTGGCATTAACTTCCTATATGCCCGGAATATATGCCTTTTCAAAAAAAGAACTCCGCACAGAAGACTTGTCGGCTCTCGATCCGCAAGGCTATATCGGCATTGGATTAAAATGGAGCCTTTTCGACGGAATGCAGGGTGCCCGCGATTACCAGAAAGCCTGTATCGAACGCCAGATAGCTGAAAATAATTATAATGATGCCATTTCGTTGTTAAACCTGCAGGTTGAAAAATGCAAAAGCGAGCTGGATGTTGCTTACCAACTTATTTCAGTTGCTGAAAAGAAAAAAATTACCGCCGCCAAAGGATTGCAGATTGCTACCAGGCAATATGAACTGGGCTTAGGTAGCATAACCGAACGGCTTATTGCCGAAACAGATTTACAAACTGCACAGTTAGAATATCTTCAGGCTGTTTATAACCAGCGAATGGCTGTACTTGCCCTCCTCAGGGTGCAGGGAAAACTTACCCCTGATGTAATTAATGAATAA